Proteins from one Streptomyces sp. NBC_00289 genomic window:
- a CDS encoding PP2C family protein-serine/threonine phosphatase, with translation MLDIPSRVRVHVETPLAAQNDMGVCDAFEQNAPVGKPDAMNAPHPSKVAGIDSTVPAPAHTVAPAPAASGTSPAPPPHAPSALLQDRLAAWVSDLTTLHELTERLVRTDTLADALQELLRAGAALVGARRGLVVLEPGDGLGPDTTIGLGLARADLGHIETVPRSSLSYGRILEGLPGADGEIAEPDLFAEDALDPRHREVAARLGYAASYALPLTSEDIGRLGAAVWLYDEPAEPGERQRHLVGLYVRYATEHLARLLEIERTRACMATMSEELLPSRLPRVAGVRLAARHRTGPRGGGDWYDALPLPDAALGLAVGSVTGSGPSAVAAMGRLRASLRAYAVMEGEDPVAVLSDLELLLRLTEPARSATALFAYCEPALRKITLAGAGHSPPLLIGERRTEFVETSVSAPLGMLACWEAPSVEIQAEPGETVLLYTDGLLHRTGDPTDRAFARLHAAAAGVPRALRHDPGAVADHVLRTVLPDGLDAADSAEDVVLLAAHFE, from the coding sequence ATGCTGGACATCCCCTCACGAGTGCGTGTACATGTGGAGACACCGCTAGCGGCGCAGAATGACATGGGGGTTTGCGATGCTTTTGAGCAAAACGCACCGGTCGGAAAGCCGGACGCCATGAACGCCCCTCACCCTTCGAAAGTGGCTGGAATCGATTCAACGGTTCCCGCGCCCGCACACACTGTCGCGCCCGCGCCCGCCGCCTCGGGCACCTCCCCGGCCCCACCGCCCCACGCACCGAGTGCCCTGCTCCAGGACCGTCTCGCCGCCTGGGTCTCCGACCTCACGACACTCCACGAACTCACCGAACGCCTGGTCCGGACCGACACGCTCGCCGACGCCCTCCAGGAACTGCTGCGCGCCGGAGCCGCCCTGGTGGGTGCCCGGCGCGGTCTGGTCGTGCTGGAGCCGGGCGACGGGCTGGGCCCGGACACCACCATCGGCCTCGGCCTCGCGCGGGCCGACCTCGGGCACATCGAGACCGTGCCGCGCAGTTCCCTGTCGTACGGCCGGATCCTCGAAGGGCTGCCCGGCGCGGACGGCGAGATCGCCGAGCCCGACCTGTTCGCCGAGGACGCCCTCGATCCCCGGCACCGCGAGGTGGCCGCCCGACTCGGCTACGCCGCCAGCTACGCGCTCCCGCTGACCTCCGAGGACATCGGCCGGCTCGGCGCCGCCGTGTGGCTGTACGACGAGCCCGCCGAGCCCGGCGAACGCCAGCGCCACCTTGTCGGCCTCTACGTCCGCTACGCCACCGAGCACCTGGCCCGCCTCCTGGAGATCGAGCGCACGCGCGCATGCATGGCGACGATGTCCGAGGAACTGCTGCCCTCACGCCTGCCCCGGGTGGCCGGCGTCCGGCTCGCCGCCCGGCACCGCACCGGCCCGCGCGGCGGCGGCGACTGGTACGACGCGCTGCCCCTGCCGGACGCCGCGCTGGGCCTGGCGGTGGGCTCGGTGACCGGCTCCGGGCCGAGCGCCGTCGCCGCGATGGGACGGCTGCGGGCCAGCCTGCGGGCGTACGCCGTGATGGAGGGCGAGGACCCGGTCGCCGTCCTGTCCGACCTGGAACTGCTGCTCCGACTGACCGAGCCCGCCCGCTCCGCGACCGCTCTGTTCGCCTACTGCGAGCCGGCCCTGCGCAAGATCACCCTCGCCGGTGCCGGGCACAGCCCGCCGCTGCTGATCGGCGAGCGGCGCACGGAGTTCGTGGAGACCTCCGTGTCCGCGCCGCTCGGGATGCTCGCCTGCTGGGAGGCGCCGAGCGTGGAGATCCAGGCGGAGCCGGGAGAGACGGTCCTGCTGTACACCGACGGGCTGCTGCACCGCACCGGCGACCCCACCGACCGCGCCTTCGCCCGGCTGCACGCGGCGGCGGCCGGCGTACCGAGGGCCCTGCGGCACGATCCGGGCGCGGTCGCCGATCACGTGCTGCGGACGGTGCTGCCGGACGGCCTGGACGCGGCGGACTCGGCGGAGGACGTCGTCCTGCTGGCGGCACACTTCGAGTGA
- a CDS encoding bifunctional DNA primase/polymerase, with protein sequence MREILGRRRRLLSQRSDGRPELIGAALTFATEWQWPVLPGVAADPRGRGGCACPDPDCSVPGAHPFDPGLLAATTDERMVRWWWTNRPTAPIVLATGAPSRSAGALGGGAPCAVSLPAAAAARALAALDRRGMRLGPVVAAPTRWALLVKPYSMEQLGELLYAQDFVPGSLRFHGEGGYLALPPSESGQGPITWERAPLPGSAAPWVPDVEAVVDAVVEALTRTGVSAPEL encoded by the coding sequence ATGCGCGAGATCCTCGGAAGGCGACGCAGGCTCCTGTCCCAGCGCAGCGACGGGCGGCCTGAGTTGATCGGCGCGGCCCTGACCTTCGCGACGGAATGGCAGTGGCCCGTACTCCCCGGCGTGGCGGCGGATCCGCGGGGACGGGGCGGCTGTGCCTGCCCCGACCCGGACTGCTCGGTGCCCGGCGCACATCCCTTCGACCCCGGCCTCCTCGCGGCCACCACCGACGAACGCATGGTGCGCTGGTGGTGGACCAACCGGCCCACCGCGCCGATCGTCCTGGCCACCGGGGCCCCCTCCCGCTCGGCCGGAGCCCTGGGCGGGGGAGCACCCTGCGCGGTCAGCCTGCCCGCCGCCGCGGCCGCCCGGGCCCTCGCCGCGCTCGACCGCAGAGGCATGCGTCTCGGCCCGGTCGTCGCCGCGCCCACCCGCTGGGCGCTGCTCGTGAAGCCGTACTCGATGGAACAGCTGGGCGAACTGCTCTACGCCCAGGACTTCGTCCCCGGCTCGCTCCGCTTCCACGGCGAGGGCGGCTACCTCGCCCTGCCCCCCTCCGAGTCCGGCCAGGGCCCGATCACCTGGGAGCGCGCACCGCTGCCCGGCTCGGCCGCCCCCTGGGTGCCCGACGTGGAGGCCGTGGTGGACGCGGTCGTCGAGGCGCTCACTCGTACGGGTGTGAGCGCACCCGAGTTGTAA